A DNA window from Mycolicibacter hiberniae contains the following coding sequences:
- the bsaP gene encoding biotin synthase auxiliary protein BsaP produces the protein MLADLPVALSAGVFNVYTGVRIDDPAGGSLPTAAQLGLEAPRFCASCGRRMMVQVRPDGWWAKCSRHGLVDSTDLDPQR, from the coding sequence ATGCTGGCCGACCTGCCCGTTGCCCTCAGTGCCGGCGTCTTCAACGTCTACACCGGCGTACGCATCGACGATCCCGCCGGAGGGTCGCTGCCCACCGCGGCGCAGCTGGGCCTGGAGGCGCCGCGCTTCTGCGCGTCCTGCGGGCGCCGGATGATGGTGCAGGTTCGCCCGGACGGCTGGTGGGCCAAGTGTTCGCGGCACGGCCTGGTGGACTCCACCGACCTGGACCCGCAACGGTGA